The sequence below is a genomic window from Balearica regulorum gibbericeps isolate bBalReg1 chromosome 9, bBalReg1.pri, whole genome shotgun sequence.
TACGCATCACTGTTATAAAGATAGGATGAAGCCTATGATGAAGTCAGCCCCATGATTAAGATAACTTTCAAACACCAAAAATATTagagaaatcaaaatacaaGAGGCTTCCCTGGAAACACCACGAAACTGCTCCCTGAAGCACCATAGgcagattattattatttttttaatccaactGAAAGAAACCTCTGCACTTGCTTCAGATAGTCCTTCTCACCTCCCTGAAATAACTTCGACAAACACAGCGTGACCAAGCGCCGGTCCCTCTAACCTCGCAAGACACGGGACCCTGCCGCAGTCGCTGACAACAGACCACAGATGCGAGACGGTACGTGTCGAAGCCGTTTGCGACGAATGACATCTGAGCGTGGACACCTCTCTACTACAGCCCAACAGGTTGAGGGGAAAGAACGACAAGGCAATAAAGGCGGCACACAGGGGTTTGCCGGGGGGAGCCCCACAGCGCACAACACCCACCCGTCGCTCACCCGCGGGGAGGGGCTCTGCCGTCCTCACCGCTTGCTCAGCACAGCCCCCCACCGCCTGCTGCATTCGAACATCACCACGAGCAGCTTTGCAATGGCAGAAAGCAGGGCCCACCCCCTCAGGCAAAGGGGAACCCGAGCCTTCACAGGCAGCAAACGCGATCTTGGGGCTCGTCTGTGAACGGACGTAAGACCCTTCTGAATGCTGCTCGTTAGCAGCATGTGGCTGGCCTGAACTGTTCTTCTGTGCCCCAGCCGGTGAACACGAGCGCTGCCGCCAAGCCTGCCGATAAATAAAAAAGGGTCAGAAAAGCCGTATGATTTTTGAATCGGATTTTTGAATCGGATTTTTGACGGAAACTCAAGGCAGCAAACACAATTTGCAGTAACAAACAGATTCAAGTCCAAGAGCAGCTCAGTGGTGATATTCAACCCCATTTTCCTcttaaacatttgcttttaacaGCAGAGAAATCGATAGCACTAAAGGCAACCAGGATGAAGCTGATGGGGAATGCTGCAAACTTCTCCAAACAGCCTTTCTCATTCACTTCATTTAGCACCTACAGCCCTCAGCTCTTCCAGCTCCAGGCACGCTCCCCTCCGCCTTGGTTCTGCGAGGGGGACTAATTTTCATCAGAGACAAGTCAGGAGACTAATTACAGCACACATTTCATTTGTGAAGGGAccccagggagaggaggagggggaagataGCTCTGTGCTTGCTCTGCCACCTAAACAGTTTGTATTTGTTAGTGTGGAAATACGTATGATGACAGCAAACTGATGCCTAAGGAGCAATTCACCCATTAACCTAACATCCGCCACAGTTCACACCCACCACCATTTATATGCACCATTAATATTTATAAGGATGACGTGTCTCTTTGACAGGAACTTGTGGCTCCGATGACAACAGATGTTATACCACTTATGAAAGAAACTACTCAAGCATTTCCAATGGACCTTGTCCATGCTCATCATGTCTTTATCCCCTGCTCTGATTATATTATCCACGGAGAGCCTGGGTGACCTACTGACTCAAGCCCAAGAACACGGGTGGCAGCACACTTGCTGTAGAGTCCTTAAAACTTTTCAGAGTTGCATTATGTCTCTGTGGATGTTCTTCTGGGAGCTGGAGACCTTTCAAACGCACCTGACAGCTCAAACAGAAGTGCGTGAGGCATTACATGGCAGACTCCCCCATCTCATGAAGATCTGCCACTTGCCTGGGCCTCCAAAACACATGGCAAGTAGCTGAGGCTGCAGGATTGTCTCCCACAGTTGCCTTTGCCACTGTGACCACAGCTGCATTAGTGATCATACATGATCTACAAAGAATTAAAACCTGTTATTATATGCTGCATTATACTGCTCTACACACGGACTTGCAGGAAAACGCACGTAGCAAGACACCGATCCCATTATCTCTGCTGAAACCATACTGCTCCTCAGCCAAACTGTAACTGCCTCTGGCAGGACAGGGCTCCCTGCTCTGGCAAAGCTTAAACTCCCACCCTCCGCGTGGGAGAAAGCAGTGCCCGCACAGCTCTCCATCAGCAGAGAACAGGATGGGTTTGCCCTGGAAAGAACGATATGGCTAAGTCGATGGGTTTACCGAAATCTCCTTCAGGAACCACCATGCATGAGCAAGCACTGAGGTATGAGACAAGGTATCTAAGGAACGTTCTCTTTTACTAGATTGCAGTtgacatttccattaaaatgcaTGAGGTTATCATGAATTGCTTCACCTGATGTGACGGAGCTTGTTTAAAGTGGCACAAAAATGTCACATTATCCCTGTGGGCCAGAGCAGATAGCCTGCAGTGACTTCTTGCGCCGGAATGGCAGCTCTAGTAATGCCCTGATATTTATggcacatacatttttaatgtccAGCACAAACGGCTCCAGCATTTGTCAACTCATTTGACCTGCAGCTTTTCAAAGCACATACACAAAGACGTGCTGCAGAGCAAGAGCTGGCAATGCGTAAAATACCTTGCCATCAGCTCCCACCAAGTCAGAACAGAAATTGGATGTTATAGCCATGGCCGACTCACTCTGGCCATTCTTGGCCAAGCTTTGCTAGCCCGCTGCTGGAATTTCATCTTCTTGTGCATCCAGGAATCCTCACCCTGTGCCAGCGGCTCCTCACTGCTCCAAAACACGCAGATCTAAGGTTTGTGAGAAATCATTGCTGTTCAGCAGCCATCAGCGTCCCATCGCCCACGTCCTGCCTCATCTGAACCACGACTGAGGTGAATTCGGGAGCTCCTCCGCTCCACATTTTCCTAGATTAACACTGCAGCACCTCTAACCTAAGTGAGCTCTGAAGCACAACCAATACGAACGACTGCAGTAAGGAGACCTGACGGATTTGGGGACCATGCCTGCAGCCACGGCGGTGCAATGCTTCTTGTGTAAATCAGCAGAATTTACGCCAGCGTAAAACCCGCTGTTTGAGCATCTCTGATTACACATGCTAGGAAAAGCTAAGCTttctctgaagagaaaacaagttcACAAACTCTTGGAAGTCCATCTTTTACCATGCGATTACATGCAGTCAGTGCGTTACTGCATGTTTTATAAACGCGTGTGTCTGTGCTTATGTGTTTTTATACACCTCTGCTGACCTTACATGCCTAGTTTTGGTTCAGAACAGAGATGGCTCCTTCAAAATCGTGACACCCATTACTTTGCTGTAGTTTGCACCCACGCAAttgtcttttctccctcctgtttAGGCTAACTGAATGAACTATACgcaaaatacagacaaaaacaTTATGGACCTAGCCTGGCCtaaacagcatttctgcttaGTCTGCGTTAATGGTATCGATGAAAAGGATAAGCCAGTTTCCACATTGCGTTACATGGACCGTTGGGTGCATCGGAAGGACAGATTTAGTcatccagccccagctccatccTACTCTGTCCTGCCCAGTGCAATGAAATGTGTCACCTACAGAGCAAACTCCACCAAAATCCAGCCAttgttgctttaaaatacaaggaagaaacacaacagaagcatctttctgaaaacagaatctCCTGTCTATTGCAATACAAAAAGCAGAGCGGTCTGAGCTTAGGTCTCCAGCCAAGACATCCCACGTGCCGGCCTTCTCTCTGATGTGCTCCCCTGCGACGGCTGCGAGAAGACGGTGCTGAACAGCTCTATCCCGGTCTGCTCTTTTATCAGACACGGGTTAGCACATTGCAGGCACGGAGGTTTATACGGCGCTTTGAAGACGAAAAGCGGCATTAAATAAGAGTGGGACTAAGGGCTACCCCGGCCTTTCTCAGCGCGTGTGCCGGTACCCGCTGGACCACACGTGGCAATTCAGACGCCGACCTACGGCCGCGGCTCGATAAAGAGTAACAGAGCCGGGGGTGCCAGGGCACCCGGCACGGCTGTGGGCACACCAGCTCACCCCAGACCTCTCAGCAAGGAAAACCTCAGCACCGCCAAAACCGGAGGGTGCTCCCTGGGGGTTCTAACGGCGAAATGAACAGGGGCGTGCCGGAGCGGGAGGGGAGCTATACCGGACGCGTAGAGAGGGGCAAGCGCGCGGCTCCGCGCCGGCGACGTCGATTCAAGCGGGGGACGCGTCTCCCGTTTCCTCGGGTGGTAAAAATATGACATGCATTAACGAGGAGAATAAAAGGAGGGAAACAAAGGAGCGGGAGCGAACACCTGTCGCTCTCCTCGGGGACGAGCCCTAATGCTTTTATTTGCCTCAGTCTGCTGGGGGAACTGCAGCTGCCAACTGTCATCAGCATCAAGTTACCCGCACAAAGCCGGCCTGCCCCGCTCTTTCAGCCAAGAGAGGCGGAGGGCTGCGACGCACCCAGGGACGGCACCGAGCATTCGGGGCACAGCTCCCCAAGGCTGCCAGGCGGGTGAGCAGCCCCCCGGACAGGGAAAGGGCCGCACGGCCCCGTCTCGGCCAACCGCCGGAGAACGGCCACAGTGCTAACGCGGCACTGCTACGCAGCCCGAAACGAGCGTGTTGTCCCAGGCAGGCACCCAAACGCCGAGCCCGGCTTTAAAAGCCTCCCGATCCATTTGGGGATCCCCATTTGGATGGGGACCCGGACCCCTCCCCAGCTGTGCCCGCTCTGCCCCGCTGGGGGATGCATCAGCCCCTTTCACGCCCGGCCGTCCCTGCCCACGGCCGTAACCGCGGCTGGCAGCGAGGGGCATCGATGGACTCAAGCACGCTCTCGAGGCGATGCACAGAACCCCCACACAGCCATTTTCTAAGCCTTTGACCACGCAGATGGCGGATGGCTGGGGGTTTcggggtgggggtttttggaGGTGACCGACGTGCCCCAGCGCTTCGAGGCCGCAGCGGGAGCTGCCACGCTGCAGACAGGGGGCacggcccccggccccccgggcCCTGCCAGCCTCCGCCCTGCTGTCCAGGCCGTGACAAGCCCCGGGGAGCGAAGGCagagccgggccgggcggcggagCCGTgcccgccccgggccgggccaACAATGCGGGCAGGGGCCTGCGGGCAGCGCGGCGGCCCACGGCAACCACGGGCTCGGCGGCGCGcgccccccttcccccgccccgGCGCGGACAAAGCGCCCGCCTTCCATTGGCCCGTTCGGCCAACGCTCCGGCGGCTGCCCGCGCGGCGCGGCCAATGGGCTCATTGACATGCAAATCAGAGGGTATAAGTAgagcggcgcggggcggggagcCGAGCTGAACGGAGCCGCcggaggggagcggagcggagccgaGCGGGTCCGCCGCGCCGCGCCATGGCGCCCTCCTTCCGGCCCGGCAAGGGCCGCCCGCCGCGGGGGGACGAGGACTGCGCGGAGCCCAGGGCCGACAGGAAGGTGAGCCACAGGGGCgccgccgcggcgggcggggccgggccgggcggacGGCGGGCTGACGGCGCTGTTGTCCCCGCAGACGAGGAAGCCGCTGGTGGAGAAGAAGCGCCGGGCGCGGATCAACGAGAGCCTGCAGGAgctgcggctgctgctggcCGACAGCGAGGTGaggctgcggggcgggggccgggccgatgctgggcggcggggcccggggccgTGCTGACGGCCGCGGCGCCCCGGGTTAGTTTCAGGCGAAGCTGGAGAACGCggaggtgctggagctgacGGTGCGGCGGGTGCAGGCCGTGCTGGAGCGCCGCTCCCTCGGTGAGTGCcggcggggcggtggcggcggggggccggcccggcccgcgccTCACCCCGCTCCCCTCTCTGTCTCCCGCGGCGCAGAGGGCGGGCGGCTGCACCGCGAAGCCAGCGAGCGCTTCGCCGCCGGCTACATCCAGTGCATGCACGAGGTGCACACCTTCGTCTCCAGCTGCCCCGGCATCGACGCCACCACGGCCGCCGAGCTGCTCAACCACCTGCTGGAGTCCATGCCCCTCAACGAGGGCGGCTTCCCGGACTTGATCGCGGACGTTTTGGCAGATCCGGCCCTCGGCCCCTGGCCCGGCGGCGAGGCGCTGTCCCCGGCGGCCGAGGCCCCCCCGGGCCTGGCTCTCCCTGCCTCGGCACCCTCGCCCTCCCCCAGCGAAGAGACCTGCTCCGACTCGGACGAGGCGGAGGCCGAGCCGGGCCAGACCTCCACTGACGGACTGGACGCGTCCCGGACGCAGGGCCTGCCTTCGCCTAGCTTACCCAAATCGATGTGGAGACCCTGGTAACAGAGGAGCGCGCCGGAGTCAACGCAGACCTACCTATAGCGGGGAGAGCAGCCGGCCCCATGCTCCTCCAAGCAGCACGGGGGGACCGCCAGCATGCGTGCGGCTGGCATGGCTGCGTTCTGGGACTGCATCTATGGCACTCTTAAGCTGTCATGCCCTGACAGGCTAATAGCTAAACGTGTTAACATTTCATccctgtgtatgtgtgtgtgcgtgtgtgtggcATTTTGTAACTTTAGGGGTTGTTTTTATGAGAGgttggggaggggatggggggaaggagggagttCGCTTGTAGTAGCAAAGCTCTTTGGTGGACACACAGCAGTTATTTTATAGCCCTGTCTCTTTCTCTTGGCCCTTATAAGTGGCCCAAATATCActacctttttctctttaagaaaaaagcccTTGTGCATTTTAAATCATGACAGTTAACTCCATGAGAAGCTCTGATAAGTCTGCATGTGCGGTTTTAAGTGTTCTAGTGATAGCAAAGATCCCTGAAAGGGGTTGGTGTGGTTAGCATCTCTACTCGGTAGCAGTCTAGCGTCTCGCCttcagtgaaggaagagaaaactaGAAACCTGTTTGAATTAGACGAACATTAAAAGATATTGGTGGCAGGGTGCCTTTTAGAAATGAGTGTCTTTATGCACATTTTGCTTTTAGCACATTTGAGTTTATTGTGACTTAATGTATATTAGGGTgtcaaatgttctttttatttttaatctttaataaaTACTGAATTCACAACTGATTGCACGTGTTGGAGTGTGATGCACTTCTAAttggtttaaaaattaaaaatacagttcccTGTTAAAAGCATCTATCTGTTGTGGAAACAATGCTGGTAATTAAGCACTTATTTGTACTAAGCATTGTTTAGCTCAAGTATTGgcattcaaatatttcttttatttaatactAGAAGACACTTAAGTTCTTCCAGCAGGCAAGGTCATACTGGTGATCTTGGGCCACAGATTTCTTGGTTAGACTAGCTGGATGCCAGTCTCAAACCTATGCTACTTGATCTCCCATCTGAAGGTGTTGCTCATACAGCTGCAGTCCTGACTTCAGAAGTACCAGGCAAATCCTGGCCTGGAGCATGACTTCACAGGGGGGTTGAGTTTGGTTTAGTTGTTCAgagtggtttgtttggggtttttgtttattttttttcctctcttgaatGCAAAATTGAAGAGTATGCAATGGATTTagaaactataaaaaaaaaaagtttctagggggctgggggggaaccTCAGCATTATTGTACATGAGGTTTGACACCTCCCCTGTTCCTACTTTTGAGAGATGCCAGGTTATTTATGCTGTGATAATACCTTTCAGAGAGCTGCCattgtaaagagaaaaacaaaaaaccaattGTAAAGTTGCTTAATACATGGAAGTTCCCAAACATAGAACaagcaagaaaggaaacaacCTAACTACCAAGGGACTAGACATGTAACTTACTTTTGTTAACAACCtcatgaaataataaaaatggaaactaaGATACTGGTAAGACCTCTCCTTTGTACTTTTCTTTAAGTTACCTGGGGTAGATGTTCTTATTCAAACATGTCCAGATTTGAATGTGTGTTCTTATCCCTTTTTGTGCTGAATTCCCTTTGAACTCAGGGGAGAAGGGCAATAAccagctcagcagaggaagGTGAGAGCTTCTGTAGTGACCTTTCTGTTTTAGGGAGGGAAGTTAGTGTTTTGAAGTGTAAATGAAGGAGAAGCCTGGGGAACACTTGCACTAAAAGTAACACCCTACACACAAGATGACCTCTCGGACTGAGCCTGCACCTCTCTAGCACCAGCACAAGGCCAGATTTATTTCTTATAAAGCTACTTCCCCTAGGTATCACAGTTGATACTTCACTCTCCACTTCTGCTTAATTAGCCTAGATAACAATACCTTGCACAGTCACCAAGGGCAGTTCACACTACACATCACAGTACATTACCCTGCCGCGCTAAGACAGAGCTCCTTGCTTTTAACACCTAGAACACACCCCATGTTTGTCAGGCCCTCTCAAGAGAGGGGTAAAGCCACAGCACATTTCCTTAACATGACAACAGCAGCCATGGCCCAGCCTGTGGCTcacagcagcacacacacagacacacagagcagcaTTGGGCTGCAGACACTTACCTGAGAGAGCTGTCTTCAGGTGTGACATCCAAGGCCATTCCTGGGCTGGCATGGCCGCTTCAGccactctgctgctgcaggaacacCGGAGGCAGCTTGGCTTGGCTTCATTTCCATGAGATGAAAGACCCCCGGGTTAGGGCTCTTCTGTAACGCTCCTGTGAAAACAAGTGCAAATCCTGACACTTCAGTGACAGAAATACAGCCAAGAGTCAACATAGAAGTGCCACCTTTGGTTCAGCAGTGGATTTGGGGGTCTAATAACAAAGTCCTCCCTGTtaagcagcactgcagatgtGCTACTTAACTTTTCCTGTATTGGCCTTGGAGAATCAGA
It includes:
- the LOC142602903 gene encoding transcription cofactor HES-6-like isoform X1 yields the protein MAPSFRPGKGRPPRGDEDCAEPRADRKTRKPLVEKKRRARINESLQELRLLLADSEFQAKLENAEVLELTVRRVQAVLERRSLGECRRGGGGGGPARPAPHPAPLSVSRGAEGGRLHREASERFAAGYIQCMHEVHTFVSSCPGIDATTAAELLNHLLESMPLNEGGFPDLIADVLADPALGPWPGGEALSPAAEAPPGLALPASAPSPSPSEETCSDSDEAEAEPGQTSTDGLDASRTQGLPSPSLPKSMWRPW
- the LOC142602903 gene encoding transcription cofactor HES-6-like isoform X2, translating into MAPSFRPGKGRPPRGDEDCAEPRADRKTRKPLVEKKRRARINESLQELRLLLADSEFQAKLENAEVLELTVRRVQAVLERRSLEGGRLHREASERFAAGYIQCMHEVHTFVSSCPGIDATTAAELLNHLLESMPLNEGGFPDLIADVLADPALGPWPGGEALSPAAEAPPGLALPASAPSPSPSEETCSDSDEAEAEPGQTSTDGLDASRTQGLPSPSLPKSMWRPW